CCGGCCGGGTCCGACAGATACAGCGCCTCGCTGACGCCGTGGTCCGACGCGCCGTCCAGCGTCCACTCCGAGTCGATACGCCGGAGGGCATCGCCCAGCGCCGCCCGCGATGGAACACGGAACGCGACGTGGTACAGCCCGGTCCCCGTCACGTCCCTCGCCGGTGCGTCCGGCCGATGGTTCAGAACCAGGAGTTCCTCCTCGCCCGCGCCCAGTACCGTCCGGTCGTCGTCCGCCGCCAGGACCTGCAGTCCCACGACGTCACGGTAGAACTCGACGACCGGCGGCAGGTCGGCGACGGTCAGCGCCACCCGGCCGATTTCGGTCTCCGACGGACGTGTCGCTCGGTCCATACGGGCGGTAGGCGTAGACGGTGCATAACCCTGTTCGTCAGTCGGCGACAGCAGCGCCGGGGAGACAGCGGCGGTCCGACCGGACCCATCCGCTCGGGCCTCAGTCGCACGCGACGACGGCTTTAGAGAGGGAGTAAAATGCCCCCTAATCCGAATCCAACATATTTCGCCGCGAGAAATAATCATAAACTATTACGTAGTACTGGCAGGGTCGTGTGTTAACCTTCATCAGAGTAGTACTATAACCTTCGAGTTGTTACCTTGGGTTGACTATGAAAAAGCAGGAGCTCATCCACCTTCACGGCCTGCTTGCACAGGTACAGAACCACTACGAAGCCGAATCCGGGAACGAAGTGGACCACGACGAATACGAGGAACTGGGCGTCAAGCCGACATCGATTCACAAGTCGAAAACCGACCACAAGGCCGCTGTTTTTGCGATTGCTGACGGTATTGCCTCCGAGATGGCCGACGAAGCCAAAGAGCCTGTTTCTGCCGCCGCGGACTAACGGTATCCGTAGTTTCTACGCAGTTTCCCCCGAAAAGCCGTGCCGCTATCGACCTGAGAACGGCGGTCAGAATCACAGCAGAGGGGGGTACGGTTCGGGCGGTCGTCCAGCGTATCCGGGTTATTCGTCGATTAATTCCTCGAACTCGGGCAACACGTCCTCGGAGTCCTCCGCCGATTGACTCGACTCGTCGTCGGCCTCGGTATCGGTGTCCTCGTCGGACTCCTCCGGGATCTCCTCGATTTCGAGCACGTCCAGCGGGATGTTCTCCAGCCGTTGCCCGATTTCCTTGCGGGCGATTCGGGCGGCGTGTTCGTCCCGTTCGACGTTGAACACGGTCATCTCCAGTTCGAGCGCGACGAGGCTCTCGTCGGCGGCAAGGAACGCAGGCTCCAGTGTCTCGCCGCAGTGCGGGCAGTGACGGTCCCCCATGTTGATTTCGACGTAGTTGAGGTCGGGGTTCAGCATCTCCCCCGTCTTCGAGATGGCGATGCGAACTGCCTCGTCCGCAGACGCCACGTCGTACACTGGGACTGCGGCCTCGACGACAACTCGGCAATTCATACTGGTATGTTCTTTTTCCAATATAATGAAGGTTAGCCCCGAAACGAGGGTCGCCACACCCCGCGTAACTCGGCGGTAGAACGCGCTATCGGGCGGTCCACACGCGAGCGACCCGACCCATCACGACGGCGAAAGGCGACGACGGAGAGCTGCCAGTGGATACCGGGCCGGGCGGACCTGCCCCGCGTGAGCGGAACTCGTAACGCCATTACTTCCGGGACCATACCACACGGACGATGGAACAGGGCGTCATCGACGTTGGGTCGCTGGCCGGCGGTATCGACCTGCAGGCAACTGTCGAGAGCGGGCAGTCGTACCTCTGGAACCGGGAGGACGGGGGGATGTACGGGCGCGAGGGGGCGACCGGTGGCGACGCGTGGTACTGGACTACGGTCCGTCGAGACGGGTCGCCGGCGGTCGTCCGCGTCCGTCAGCGGGACGGGGGCCTGGAATGGGAGTCCACAATCGACGCCGAGGCGACGCTCAGACGGCTGCTCCGTCTGGAGGACGACCTCCCCGCGATTCGTGAGACGGCACCGGCCGACGACGTGGTCCGGTCGGCCTACGACTCGTTCTGGGGGCTGCGCCTCGTGCAGGACCCGCCGTTTGGCTCGCTCATCTCCTTTATCTGCTCGGCCCAGATGCGCGTCGCGCGGATTCACGGCATGCAGCGGGCGCTACGTGACGCGTTCGGCGAGGAAGTCGCGTTCGACGGCCGGACGTACAGCGCCTATCCGACGCCCGAGGCACTGGCCGAAACGACGGAAGAACGGCTCCGGGAGCTCGGGCTGGGTTACCGCGCGCCGTACGTCCAGCGCACCGCCGAGATGGTGGCGACCGGCGACGCCGACCCCGAGGAGGCCGTCGGCCTCGACTACGAGGACGCCAGGGAGTCGCTCACCCGCTTCGTCGGCGTCGGCGACAAGGTCGCGGACTGCGTGTTGCTGTTCTCGCTTGGCTACCTCGAAGCGGTCCCGCTTGACACCTGGATTCGGACGACCATCGAGGAGTACTACCCGGACTGCGAGCGGGGGAACTACGCCGAGACGTCGCGTGCCATCCGGGCCGCGCTCGGCGGCGAGTACGCCGGCTACACGCAGACGTATCTGTTCCACTACCTCCGGACGGGCAGCGACGAGAGCTGACGACGTATTGCGGAAGCCGACAGTATAACGGGCTCGGCGGGCGACCCATCGGATATGGCTCGCACGCGAGCACACGTGTTCGTCTCCGGTCGTGTTCAGGGCGTCTACTACAGGGCGACCACGCGGGAGCGCGCACAGGGACAGGGCGTCGACGGATGGGTCCGCAACCTCGACGACGGCCGCGTCGAGGCGGTGTTCGAAGGCCCCGAGGCCGACGTGGAAGCGATGGTCGAGTTCTGCCACGAGGGGAGCGAACGCGCGAACGTCACCGACGTCGAAGTCGAGTACGGGGACCCCGAGGGGCTGGACGGCTTCGAAGTCAAGTGGTGAGTCCCGTAGAGTTACTTCGCTGGCGGGCGAACCCGCGGGTATGCTCACCGGCTCCGAAATGGGTGTGGTCGACGAGAACGCCGCCGCGCTCGGCGTCCCGCGCAAACAGTTGATGGAGTCGTCCGGGCACGCCGTCGCCCGGGCGGTTCGCTCCCTCGCGGCCCCCGGCGACCGGGTCACTATCGTCGCCGGGCGGGGGAACAACGGC
Above is a window of Haloarcula sp. DT43 DNA encoding:
- a CDS encoding DUF555 domain-containing protein, whose amino-acid sequence is MNCRVVVEAAVPVYDVASADEAVRIAISKTGEMLNPDLNYVEINMGDRHCPHCGETLEPAFLAADESLVALELEMTVFNVERDEHAARIARKEIGQRLENIPLDVLEIEEIPEESDEDTDTEADDESSQSAEDSEDVLPEFEELIDE
- a CDS encoding UPF0058 family protein — protein: MKKQELIHLHGLLAQVQNHYEAESGNEVDHDEYEELGVKPTSIHKSKTDHKAAVFAIADGIASEMADEAKEPVSAAAD
- a CDS encoding DNA-3-methyladenine glycosylase family protein; protein product: MEQGVIDVGSLAGGIDLQATVESGQSYLWNREDGGMYGREGATGGDAWYWTTVRRDGSPAVVRVRQRDGGLEWESTIDAEATLRRLLRLEDDLPAIRETAPADDVVRSAYDSFWGLRLVQDPPFGSLISFICSAQMRVARIHGMQRALRDAFGEEVAFDGRTYSAYPTPEALAETTEERLRELGLGYRAPYVQRTAEMVATGDADPEEAVGLDYEDARESLTRFVGVGDKVADCVLLFSLGYLEAVPLDTWIRTTIEEYYPDCERGNYAETSRAIRAALGGEYAGYTQTYLFHYLRTGSDES
- a CDS encoding acylphosphatase, which translates into the protein MARTRAHVFVSGRVQGVYYRATTRERAQGQGVDGWVRNLDDGRVEAVFEGPEADVEAMVEFCHEGSERANVTDVEVEYGDPEGLDGFEVKW